One genomic window of Roseofilum capinflatum BLCC-M114 includes the following:
- a CDS encoding ABC transporter substrate-binding protein has translation MNKMLNLSTHSHIGGIACPYCQDLELQSRLEGILAQSRSPASLKVWQDLLNRAGGMRSVIGAAFGDRLLAEGGLPPAPSAHFDRRKFLQHLLLGAMVTTLTNCTGLGNSPDPFAEEVPTTRLEKTHLKIAFLPITCATPIIMAQPLGFYAKYGLTVELIKMNSWTQVQEAAIAGELDAYHMLSPMPLAMSLGLGSVPTPIKLASIENINGNAITVASRHRQSVKGPSDFKGFRIAIPFVYSMHNLLLRYYLAVGGLHPDRDVQLVTLPPPQMLRGLQDGTIDAMIVAEPFNQQAVEQGIGFIHLLTQELWPGHPCCSFTASSAWIKEHPSTFRALNKAIIDSANYARQGQHRQEVAQAIASPEYINANLATVSAVLTGNFEDGLGVRRNIPDRIDFDPYPWKSFSYWMTTQCQRWGLLTQNNFEHEAIADQVFMTGLARQLSKQLGQTPPTLILRYEDLKFGRFDPTEPNQYLQQQIAQYKF, from the coding sequence ATGAATAAGATGCTGAACTTGTCCACCCACAGTCATATCGGGGGGATCGCCTGTCCCTATTGCCAGGACTTAGAACTTCAGTCTAGGTTAGAGGGGATACTTGCCCAGTCCCGATCGCCTGCATCCCTTAAGGTTTGGCAAGACCTGCTCAACCGTGCCGGGGGAATGAGGAGTGTGATCGGGGCAGCTTTTGGCGATCGCCTGCTCGCCGAGGGTGGGCTTCCCCCTGCCCCCTCCGCTCATTTTGACCGGCGTAAGTTTTTACAACATCTGCTCCTGGGGGCCATGGTCACCACCCTCACCAACTGTACCGGCTTAGGCAACTCTCCAGACCCCTTTGCCGAAGAGGTTCCCACCACCCGCCTAGAGAAAACTCACCTGAAAATCGCCTTTCTCCCCATTACCTGTGCCACCCCGATCATCATGGCCCAACCCCTAGGGTTTTATGCAAAATATGGCTTAACCGTGGAACTGATCAAAATGAACAGTTGGACTCAGGTACAAGAGGCGGCGATCGCCGGTGAACTCGATGCCTACCATATGCTCTCCCCCATGCCCCTCGCCATGTCTTTAGGTCTTGGCTCGGTTCCCACTCCCATCAAGTTAGCCAGCATTGAAAACATTAATGGTAATGCGATCACCGTAGCCTCCCGTCATCGGCAAAGTGTGAAAGGCCCCAGTGACTTCAAGGGTTTTCGCATTGCCATTCCCTTCGTCTATTCCATGCACAACCTGCTGTTGCGCTACTACCTAGCCGTGGGGGGACTCCATCCCGATCGCGACGTACAATTAGTCACTTTACCGCCGCCCCAAATGCTCAGGGGTCTTCAGGATGGCACGATTGATGCCATGATTGTAGCCGAACCCTTTAATCAACAGGCCGTCGAGCAAGGCATTGGGTTTATCCATTTGCTCACTCAAGAACTATGGCCCGGTCATCCCTGCTGTTCCTTCACGGCATCGTCTGCTTGGATTAAAGAGCATCCCAGTACCTTCCGCGCTCTCAACAAAGCCATTATTGACAGTGCAAATTATGCCCGGCAAGGCCAACATCGACAGGAAGTGGCTCAGGCGATCGCCTCCCCAGAGTACATTAATGCTAATCTTGCCACCGTTAGCGCCGTATTAACCGGCAACTTTGAGGATGGCTTGGGAGTGCGCCGCAACATTCCCGATCGCATTGACTTTGACCCCTATCCATGGAAAAGTTTTTCCTATTGGATGACCACCCAATGCCAGCGCTGGGGACTGCTGACTCAGAATAATTTTGAGCATGAGGCGATCGCCGATCAAGTCTTTATGACTGGACTTGCCCGACAATTGAGTAAACAATTGGGTCAAACCCCCCCTACCCTCATTTTGCGCTACGAAGACCTCAAGTTTGGTCGCTTTGATCCCACCGAACCCAACCAATATCTGCAACAGCAAATCGCCCAATATAAGTTCTAA